Proteins co-encoded in one Bacilli bacterium genomic window:
- the murQ gene encoding N-acetylmuramic acid 6-phosphate etherase, translating to MIEDIQYLTTEQLNTKTLNIDQLSTLEILQLINKEDEKVALAVRDAIPQIVLAVEKVAEQFRKGGRLFYFGAGTSGRIGILDASECPPTFGTDPKLVQGIIAGGQRAITDSIEGAEDNDQMGEQDAANLHIGPSDVVVGIAASGRTPYVLGAMRQAKKSGAAVIGVCNNRDSLMNQFADIMIEAIVGPEVIMGSTRMKAGTAQKMILNMITTVSMIKLGKVYGNLMVDLLPSNTKLKERAKRIIKLATNTTDEIAARLYDEAEGNVKLAIISFLANVDCRTAEKLLQQTDGSVREAIQLGNSMKK from the coding sequence ATGATTGAAGATATTCAATATTTGACAACCGAACAATTAAATACAAAGACATTGAACATTGACCAGCTTTCAACGCTTGAGATTCTCCAATTAATAAATAAAGAGGATGAAAAGGTAGCATTGGCAGTAAGAGACGCGATTCCGCAAATTGTTTTGGCGGTTGAAAAGGTGGCCGAACAATTTCGCAAGGGAGGCAGATTATTTTACTTTGGCGCCGGAACCAGCGGTAGAATCGGCATACTTGACGCATCCGAGTGCCCGCCTACTTTTGGAACAGATCCAAAGTTGGTTCAGGGGATTATAGCCGGCGGGCAAAGAGCCATTACCGATTCTATAGAAGGCGCGGAAGACAACGATCAAATGGGCGAACAAGACGCGGCCAATTTGCATATTGGCCCTTCCGACGTTGTTGTCGGCATTGCCGCCAGCGGCAGGACGCCTTATGTTCTGGGCGCCATGCGCCAGGCCAAAAAATCAGGAGCGGCCGTTATCGGCGTCTGCAATAATCGCGATTCTCTCATGAATCAGTTTGCGGATATCATGATTGAGGCGATTGTCGGCCCCGAAGTGATTATGGGTTCAACCCGCATGAAAGCCGGTACGGCACAAAAGATGATATTAAATATGATAACTACCGTTTCAATGATCAAACTGGGAAAAGTATACGGAAATCTCATGGTCGACTTGCTGCCATCAAACACAAAGTTAAAAGAACGGGCAAAACGGATTATCAAACTTGCCACCAATACAACCGATGAAATCGCCGCACGGTTGTATGACGAAGCGGAAGGCAACGTCAAGTTGGCAATCATCAGTTTTTTGGCGAATGTGGATTGCCGAACAGCGGAAAAATTGTTGCAGCAGACGGATGGGTCGGTGAGGGAAGCCATTCAATTGGGGAACTCTATGAAAAAATAA
- a CDS encoding response regulator transcription factor: MTEENPIKVLLVDDHEMVRIGLAAVLSTEDGLEVVGEAGNGEEGIRLAKEFKPDVVLMDLVMEGMDGIEATKRLLNIHPDCKVIVLTSYLDDEKIYPVIEAGAFSYLLKTSRAAEIAQAIRAAARGQSILESQVASKLMNRFRRDKTQTNAHEDLTEREMEVLRLIAQGKSNQEVADELFIGVKTVKFHVTNILAKLGVEDRTQAAIYAHRHGLVE; this comes from the coding sequence GTGACAGAGGAAAATCCGATTAAAGTGCTGCTGGTGGATGATCACGAAATGGTGCGCATCGGGCTCGCGGCGGTTCTGTCCACCGAAGATGGCCTCGAGGTTGTAGGCGAAGCGGGCAACGGGGAAGAAGGCATTCGGCTGGCCAAAGAGTTTAAGCCGGATGTTGTGCTGATGGATCTGGTGATGGAAGGAATGGACGGCATTGAGGCGACAAAACGGCTCTTGAACATCCATCCCGATTGCAAAGTCATTGTGTTGACGAGCTACCTGGACGACGAAAAAATTTATCCGGTCATCGAAGCCGGCGCTTTCAGCTATTTGTTGAAAACTTCACGCGCGGCGGAAATTGCGCAGGCAATCAGGGCGGCGGCGAGAGGGCAATCCATCCTCGAATCGCAAGTGGCGAGCAAACTAATGAACAGATTCCGCCGGGACAAAACGCAAACGAACGCTCACGAAGACTTGACGGAGCGGGAGATGGAAGTGCTGCGGCTGATCGCTCAAGGCAAATCGAATCAGGAAGTGGCGGACGAATTGTTTATCGGCGTGAAGACGGTCAAATTTCATGTAACCAATATTCTTGCCAAACTCGGTGTGGAGGATAGGACACAAGCGGCAATTTACGCCCACCGCCATGGATTGGTGGAATAA
- a CDS encoding GNAT family N-acetyltransferase, whose product MILRHRRPARDDNQILRLIAAELVPLSQVAHPDLKFDRKLTKKRLAQGTTVVAAGKNGAIKGFITYYIKNRALCVDMLAVQRQARRNGLGTSLLRHAEQVGRKHRCDSAILYVDAGNEAGKAFYRRLGYHELQYLPHSKCYLYVKPLLAAPVYFPLNRPPARFPEWLANA is encoded by the coding sequence ATGATACTTCGGCATCGCCGCCCGGCGCGCGATGACAACCAAATTTTACGGCTTATCGCGGCGGAGCTCGTGCCGCTCAGCCAAGTGGCGCACCCGGATTTGAAGTTCGATCGGAAATTAACGAAAAAGCGGTTGGCGCAAGGAACAACGGTTGTAGCCGCGGGCAAAAACGGCGCGATTAAAGGATTCATTACCTATTACATCAAAAACCGCGCCTTATGCGTCGATATGCTTGCCGTGCAGCGTCAAGCGCGCAGAAACGGTTTGGGTACCAGTTTGCTGCGTCATGCGGAGCAGGTTGGCCGAAAACATCGTTGCGACAGCGCCATTTTGTACGTGGATGCCGGAAACGAGGCGGGCAAGGCGTTTTACCGTCGTTTGGGCTATCATGAACTACAATATTTGCCGCATAGCAAATGCTATTTATATGTAAAGCCGCTCTTAGCCGCGCCGGTCTACTTTCCGCTGAACCGGCCGCCTGCGCGTTTTCCGGAATGGCTCGCCAATGCCTAG
- a CDS encoding BadF/BadG/BcrA/BcrD ATPase family protein — MKFTIGIDGGGTKTEAICINPQGEEIGHFWGKQSNPFSLSAEHATLHITSLLDNIFSQPLFPVRDCNGICLGIAGVDRDQERKMLSDGIEHYFSQLRVKIPFCIKNDAEIALMAAFGEMNGIIAIAGTGSIVFGVTKSGERYRVGGWGHLLGDEGSGYQIGLHTLQAVAKSHDGIYPATRLTGLVLQHIGGDSPQDLKSYVYNKNIGKREIAGLAKLCIAACNHDDEVARQIIDEAASQLARLVLALRQKNANFQHSSIAVAGSIFGHSGRFRDTFCRIIAESGATNKIIPAAHPAAMGAARIALQLSGRNEA; from the coding sequence ATGAAATTTACAATCGGAATAGACGGCGGTGGAACCAAAACGGAAGCCATATGCATCAATCCGCAAGGTGAGGAAATCGGACATTTTTGGGGCAAACAATCCAACCCTTTTTCCTTATCGGCCGAACATGCGACGCTCCATATAACTTCACTGCTTGACAACATTTTTTCGCAGCCGTTATTTCCCGTACGGGATTGTAACGGCATTTGCCTTGGCATAGCCGGAGTTGACCGGGATCAAGAACGAAAGATGCTGTCCGACGGCATCGAACACTATTTTTCCCAACTTCGCGTAAAAATTCCGTTTTGCATCAAAAACGACGCGGAAATTGCCCTAATGGCGGCTTTTGGCGAAATGAATGGCATAATCGCGATAGCCGGCACCGGCTCGATCGTGTTCGGCGTGACAAAAAGCGGAGAACGCTATCGGGTTGGAGGCTGGGGGCATTTGCTGGGCGACGAGGGCAGCGGATACCAAATCGGTTTGCACACATTGCAAGCGGTCGCAAAAAGCCACGACGGCATTTATCCGGCAACACGGTTGACCGGCCTGGTTTTGCAACATATTGGCGGTGATTCGCCGCAGGATTTAAAAAGCTATGTTTATAACAAAAACATAGGCAAGAGAGAAATTGCCGGGCTCGCTAAGTTGTGCATCGCTGCCTGCAATCATGACGATGAAGTGGCAAGGCAAATTATCGACGAAGCCGCGTCGCAATTAGCCCGGCTTGTTTTGGCGTTAAGGCAAAAAAACGCAAATTTTCAGCATTCGTCCATTGCGGTAGCCGGCTCCATATTTGGACATTCCGGCCGGTTCCGGGATACGTTTTGTCGCATCATCGCGGAAAGTGGCGCCACCAACAAAATCATTCCGGCCGCGCATCCTGCCGCCATGGGAGCTGCCCGTATAGCATTGCAATTATCCGGGAGAAACGAAGCATGA
- a CDS encoding DUF1343 domain-containing protein, with amino-acid sequence MAKLKVLAGIDCLQSEARHLLKNKKIGLITNPTGIDSRFQSTIEICASLQDARLTALFACEHGIRGDKQAGMLLADETDKQLNIPVFSLYGKNKRPQQYMLEHLDVLIFDIQDLGVRFYTYLTTLIYAMEACARFGKKLMVLDRPNPLGGLKAEGGILQPGYESMVGAWSVPYQTGLTVGEFANLVNEEAAIGCDLHVVPLQNWRREMEFDETGLPWLPPSPNMPTIDTARVYPGMCLFEGTNLSEGRGTTKPFEWLGAPWLNAEKLCRCVNEAGLPGVRCHPTHFTPVFSKYKGELCHGVYLIVTDKKEYRPVVTALYLLHYIAVIHKDQLAWSQKPNEKPFIDMLSGSDMIRRFIAQPEGLQTILDHYDRDIQRWRERCGKYLLYT; translated from the coding sequence ATGGCAAAACTAAAGGTACTGGCAGGAATTGATTGCCTGCAAAGCGAAGCCCGGCATTTATTGAAAAACAAAAAGATCGGCCTTATCACAAATCCGACCGGCATCGACTCCCGTTTTCAATCCACGATTGAAATTTGCGCTTCTTTGCAGGATGCCCGGCTGACTGCGCTATTCGCCTGTGAACACGGAATAAGGGGAGACAAGCAAGCGGGAATGCTGCTTGCTGATGAAACGGACAAGCAATTAAACATTCCGGTCTTCAGCCTGTATGGCAAAAATAAGCGGCCGCAGCAATATATGCTGGAGCATTTGGATGTTTTAATCTTTGACATTCAGGATTTGGGCGTTAGGTTTTACACTTATTTGACAACTTTAATATATGCGATGGAGGCATGCGCGCGGTTTGGCAAGAAACTCATGGTCCTGGACAGGCCCAATCCTCTTGGAGGACTGAAAGCGGAGGGAGGGATATTGCAGCCTGGGTACGAATCAATGGTCGGCGCATGGTCTGTACCGTATCAAACCGGATTGACAGTTGGTGAATTTGCCAACCTGGTTAATGAGGAGGCGGCCATCGGATGTGATCTGCATGTTGTTCCCCTGCAAAATTGGCGGAGGGAAATGGAATTCGATGAGACCGGACTGCCGTGGCTTCCGCCGTCGCCCAATATGCCGACAATTGATACGGCTAGAGTTTACCCGGGGATGTGTTTGTTTGAGGGGACGAATCTCTCGGAAGGAAGAGGAACGACCAAACCTTTTGAATGGTTAGGCGCGCCATGGCTAAACGCGGAGAAGCTTTGCCGTTGCGTAAACGAAGCGGGCTTGCCGGGCGTTCGCTGCCACCCCACGCATTTTACTCCTGTCTTTTCCAAATATAAAGGAGAACTTTGTCATGGCGTTTATTTGATTGTAACGGATAAGAAAGAGTACCGCCCGGTTGTTACGGCGTTATATCTGCTTCACTATATTGCCGTCATCCACAAAGATCAGCTTGCCTGGTCGCAAAAACCAAATGAAAAGCCATTCATCGATATGTTGTCCGGAAGCGATATGATCCGCAGATTCATTGCCCAGCCGGAAGGATTGCAGACGATTCTGGATCATTACGACCGCGATATACAGCGCTGGCGGGAACGGTGCGGGAAATATTTGCTCTACACATAA